AGGATATCGGGCTCAAGGTCCTTCTCTGCGCCGAAGACCTGGTCGTCATGGCGGACACGACCCAGATCGACCAGATACTGTTCAACCTCGCGAGCAACGCCCGGGATGCCATGCCGAAAGGGGGGACTTTGACCATTGAGACGGAGCTCGCGGAACTGGACGGTGATTTCGTAAAGGCCCACGGGCTGGGTGAACCCGGCAGATATGCGCTCCTCTCCGTTTCCGATACCGGTTCGGGTATAGACGAGTATGTGAAGGAACACATCTTCGATCCCTTTTTCACCACCAAGGCGACAGGCAAAGGGACGGGCCTCGGCCTCCCCACCGTGTACGGGATCGTGAAGCAGCACGGGGGATACATCAACGTGTACAGCGAGAAGGACATGGGCACGACCTTTCACATATATCTTCCGGCCGTGTCCTCGTCCGTGGAGGAAGAGGCCGCGTCGGTGCAAGAGATGAAGGGAGGCGGTGAAACGATCCTTATCGCCGATGACGATGCTGACGTGAGACGCCTCATGCGGGATGTGTTGACCAAATACGGTTACACGGTCATTGAGGCCGTTGACGGCGAGGACGCGATTAGGACGTACAGGCGGCACGACAGCGTCGATCTCGTCGTCATAGACTCCGTTATGCCGGGGAAGAACGGCAGGGAAGCATACGAGGAGATGAGAAGGGCCGGCCGGGACATGAAGGTCCTCTTCATGAGCGGTCACACCCGGGACATTGTTCTCGACAAGGGTATCGAGGAAGGGGAATTTGATTTCCTTTCAAAGCCTTTGAGACCGACCATGCTCCTCAGGATGGTAAGAGAGATACTTGACAGGACCTGAAAGGGTGCAAAAGCACAAACCCTCCCTTTCGGAGGGAGGGTTTGTGCGGATCGACGTTACAGGGTCACAGGTATTTCTTTATCAAAGCTTCCGCTATCTGCACCGCGTTCAGGGCGGCGCCTTTTC
The genomic region above belongs to Syntrophorhabdus sp. and contains:
- a CDS encoding response regulator; translation: DIGLKVLLCAEDLVVMADTTQIDQILFNLASNARDAMPKGGTLTIETELAELDGDFVKAHGLGEPGRYALLSVSDTGSGIDEYVKEHIFDPFFTTKATGKGTGLGLPTVYGIVKQHGGYINVYSEKDMGTTFHIYLPAVSSSVEEEAASVQEMKGGGETILIADDDADVRRLMRDVLTKYGYTVIEAVDGEDAIRTYRRHDSVDLVVIDSVMPGKNGREAYEEMRRAGRDMKVLFMSGHTRDIVLDKGIEEGEFDFLSKPLRPTMLLRMVREILDRT